One part of the Vitis riparia cultivar Riparia Gloire de Montpellier isolate 1030 chromosome 6, EGFV_Vit.rip_1.0, whole genome shotgun sequence genome encodes these proteins:
- the LOC117915578 gene encoding uncharacterized protein LOC117915578 isoform X1, giving the protein MWCRFCCRDIEMDKEGKNQKGCRGSEPDFLLRWGNRKRLRCVKVKDGRNVAEKSDCLGSKKITSRVDRRVVTAEKETPSPQTHRLNRISDSPMKNRENRKISATSPEKEDRYYTTRGSMGMMDDNGKVLMDHGGEDRGTVWPKLFISLSSKEKEEDFMAMKGCKLPQRPKKRAKLIQKTLLLVSPGAWLSDLCQERYEVREKKASKKRPRGLKAMGSMESDSE; this is encoded by the exons ATGTGGTGTCGTTTTTGTTGCAGAGATATAGAAATGGATAAGGAAGGGAAGAATCAGAAAGGGTGTAGAGGTTCGGAACCAGACTTTCTGTTGAGGTGGGGGAACAGGAAGAGACTTAGATGTGTGAAAGTCAAAGATGGAAGAAACGTTGCAGAGAAATCAGACTGCTTGGGTAGCAAGAAAATCACCTCTCGTGTTGATCGCCGCGTTGTCACTGCCGAGAAGGAGACTCCCTCTCCACAAACCCATCGTCTGAATAG GATCTCGGATTCACCaatgaaaaacagagagaatcGGAAGATATCGGCGACTTCGCCGGAAAAGGAAGATCGGTACTACACAACAAGAGGGTCAATGGGGATGATGGATGATAATGGGAAAGTGTTGATGGATCATGGAGGAGAGGATAGAGGGACCGTTTGGCCAAAGCTGTTTATTTCATTGTCGAGCAAAGAAAAAGAGGAGGATTTCATGGCTATGAAAGGGTGTAAGCTTCCTCAGAGGCCTAAGAAAAGAGCCAAGTTGATCCAAAAAACCTTACtt TTGGTGAGTCCAGGTGCATGGCTATCAGACCTGTGCCAAGAGAGGTATGAAGTGAGGGAGAAGAAGGCTTCCAAGAag AGACCCAGAGGATTGAAGGCCATGGGAAGCATGGAGAGTGATTCAGAATGA
- the LOC117915578 gene encoding uncharacterized protein LOC117915578 isoform X3, whose product MWCRFCCRDIEMDKEGKNQKGCRGSEPDFLLRWGNRKRLRCVKVKDGRNVAEKSDCLGSKKITSRVDRRVVTAEKETPSPQTHRLNRISDSPMKNRENRKISATSPEKEDRYYTTRGSMGMMDDNGKVLMDHGGEDRGTVWPKLFISLSSKEKEEDFMAMKGCKLPQRPKKRAKLIQKTLLRPRGLKAMGSMESDSE is encoded by the exons ATGTGGTGTCGTTTTTGTTGCAGAGATATAGAAATGGATAAGGAAGGGAAGAATCAGAAAGGGTGTAGAGGTTCGGAACCAGACTTTCTGTTGAGGTGGGGGAACAGGAAGAGACTTAGATGTGTGAAAGTCAAAGATGGAAGAAACGTTGCAGAGAAATCAGACTGCTTGGGTAGCAAGAAAATCACCTCTCGTGTTGATCGCCGCGTTGTCACTGCCGAGAAGGAGACTCCCTCTCCACAAACCCATCGTCTGAATAG GATCTCGGATTCACCaatgaaaaacagagagaatcGGAAGATATCGGCGACTTCGCCGGAAAAGGAAGATCGGTACTACACAACAAGAGGGTCAATGGGGATGATGGATGATAATGGGAAAGTGTTGATGGATCATGGAGGAGAGGATAGAGGGACCGTTTGGCCAAAGCTGTTTATTTCATTGTCGAGCAAAGAAAAAGAGGAGGATTTCATGGCTATGAAAGGGTGTAAGCTTCCTCAGAGGCCTAAGAAAAGAGCCAAGTTGATCCAAAAAACCTTACtt AGACCCAGAGGATTGAAGGCCATGGGAAGCATGGAGAGTGATTCAGAATGA
- the LOC117915578 gene encoding uncharacterized protein LOC117915578 isoform X2, with protein sequence MDKEGKNQKGCRGSEPDFLLRWGNRKRLRCVKVKDGRNVAEKSDCLGSKKITSRVDRRVVTAEKETPSPQTHRLNRISDSPMKNRENRKISATSPEKEDRYYTTRGSMGMMDDNGKVLMDHGGEDRGTVWPKLFISLSSKEKEEDFMAMKGCKLPQRPKKRAKLIQKTLLLVSPGAWLSDLCQERYEVREKKASKKRPRGLKAMGSMESDSE encoded by the exons ATGGATAAGGAAGGGAAGAATCAGAAAGGGTGTAGAGGTTCGGAACCAGACTTTCTGTTGAGGTGGGGGAACAGGAAGAGACTTAGATGTGTGAAAGTCAAAGATGGAAGAAACGTTGCAGAGAAATCAGACTGCTTGGGTAGCAAGAAAATCACCTCTCGTGTTGATCGCCGCGTTGTCACTGCCGAGAAGGAGACTCCCTCTCCACAAACCCATCGTCTGAATAG GATCTCGGATTCACCaatgaaaaacagagagaatcGGAAGATATCGGCGACTTCGCCGGAAAAGGAAGATCGGTACTACACAACAAGAGGGTCAATGGGGATGATGGATGATAATGGGAAAGTGTTGATGGATCATGGAGGAGAGGATAGAGGGACCGTTTGGCCAAAGCTGTTTATTTCATTGTCGAGCAAAGAAAAAGAGGAGGATTTCATGGCTATGAAAGGGTGTAAGCTTCCTCAGAGGCCTAAGAAAAGAGCCAAGTTGATCCAAAAAACCTTACtt TTGGTGAGTCCAGGTGCATGGCTATCAGACCTGTGCCAAGAGAGGTATGAAGTGAGGGAGAAGAAGGCTTCCAAGAag AGACCCAGAGGATTGAAGGCCATGGGAAGCATGGAGAGTGATTCAGAATGA